From Heliomicrobium modesticaldum Ice1, a single genomic window includes:
- the xdhA gene encoding xanthine dehydrogenase molybdenum-binding subunit XdhA, with protein sequence MKSVGRSIPRVDAVAKVKGAAKYVDDHFVPGMLYAKVFRSAIANGWVKRIDVSKAKALPGVVAVVTYADVPAHTFPTAGHPYSKDPAHQDVADRNLLTRRLRLVGDEIAAVVAVDELTAQKALALIEVEYEEYEPLLTAEAALKAGAPEIHAGRGNVLGRGGYELGDLAQAFVESDCVFSDAFTTQMVAHCAMENYSAYAYMEENGRIVVVSSTQIPHICRRIVGQALGIPWGRVRVIKPYIGGGFGGKQDAVVEPLVAFLTTVVHGRPVKLEFTREESFIASRVRHPIAFKIKTGVKKDGTLLARELEIVSINGAYASHGQSIANNAGTKYRQLYAQQAIKCQSTSVYTNLPSAGAMRGYGIPQVMFALESHMDDVARELGIDPVDFRLKNIIRTGYQDPISGVKVLSNGLAECLQKGREIIGWDAKKADASRRKGTKRRGVGVACFTYASGTHPVGLEVAGARIVMNEDGSVQLQVGATEIGQGSDTVFTQMVAETVGIPPSMVHILSEQDTDISPVDLGSYASRQTYITGMAVRKAAEAIKAKVLDYAWGMTDIPAGAMDIVDGWLVYKHNGEGILPIGEVALDAHTNTAYCQPFTADVSNNARVNAFAYGCTFVEVEVDLLMGKVEVLEIHNVHDSGKIINPQLAAGQVHGGVSMGIGYALYEQMLFDPKTGKPLIHNLLDYKLMTALDTPEIGVHFVEPYEPTGPYGNKALGEPPTITPAPAIRNAILDATGVAFNDLPLTPQRLIARFQAEGLIEKEG encoded by the coding sequence ATGAAAAGCGTAGGCCGGAGCATCCCCCGTGTCGACGCTGTGGCCAAGGTGAAAGGCGCCGCGAAATATGTTGACGATCACTTTGTTCCCGGCATGCTCTATGCCAAGGTCTTTCGCAGCGCCATTGCCAACGGCTGGGTGAAGCGCATCGACGTCAGCAAGGCCAAGGCGCTGCCGGGCGTCGTCGCCGTCGTCACCTATGCGGATGTGCCCGCTCACACCTTCCCGACGGCCGGCCATCCCTACTCGAAGGATCCTGCTCACCAGGACGTGGCTGACCGCAACCTGTTGACGCGCCGCCTTCGCCTCGTCGGTGATGAGATCGCCGCTGTGGTGGCCGTCGATGAGTTGACGGCGCAAAAGGCATTGGCCTTGATTGAAGTGGAATACGAGGAGTATGAACCGCTGTTGACAGCCGAGGCAGCCCTCAAGGCGGGCGCGCCGGAGATCCACGCCGGCAGGGGCAACGTGCTGGGGCGAGGCGGTTACGAATTAGGCGATCTGGCTCAGGCCTTCGTCGAGTCGGACTGCGTCTTTTCCGACGCCTTCACGACCCAGATGGTTGCCCACTGCGCCATGGAGAACTACAGCGCCTACGCCTACATGGAGGAAAACGGCCGCATCGTCGTTGTTTCTTCCACCCAGATCCCCCACATCTGCCGGCGGATCGTTGGTCAGGCCCTCGGCATCCCCTGGGGCCGCGTTCGCGTGATCAAACCCTACATAGGTGGCGGCTTCGGCGGCAAGCAGGACGCTGTCGTGGAGCCGCTTGTCGCTTTTCTCACCACCGTCGTCCATGGCCGTCCCGTCAAACTGGAATTCACCCGGGAAGAGAGCTTCATCGCCTCCCGGGTGCGCCATCCCATCGCCTTTAAGATCAAGACAGGTGTCAAAAAAGACGGCACCCTGTTGGCGCGCGAGTTGGAGATCGTCTCCATCAACGGCGCCTACGCCTCTCACGGTCAGTCCATCGCTAACAACGCCGGCACCAAGTACCGCCAGCTCTACGCCCAGCAGGCGATCAAATGTCAGTCCACCTCGGTCTATACGAACCTGCCCTCCGCCGGGGCCATGCGCGGTTACGGCATCCCTCAGGTCATGTTTGCTTTAGAGAGCCATATGGACGATGTGGCCCGGGAACTGGGGATCGACCCCGTCGATTTTCGCCTGAAGAATATCATCCGTACCGGTTACCAGGATCCGATCAGCGGCGTCAAGGTGCTCAGCAACGGTTTGGCCGAGTGCCTGCAAAAGGGCCGAGAAATCATCGGCTGGGACGCCAAAAAAGCCGACGCCAGCCGGCGGAAGGGGACGAAACGGCGTGGCGTCGGCGTAGCCTGTTTCACCTACGCCTCAGGCACTCATCCCGTCGGCCTTGAGGTGGCTGGCGCGCGGATCGTCATGAATGAAGATGGTTCGGTCCAGCTTCAGGTGGGTGCTACCGAGATCGGCCAGGGCAGCGACACCGTTTTCACCCAGATGGTGGCTGAGACAGTCGGCATTCCCCCCTCGATGGTCCATATCCTCTCCGAACAGGACACAGACATCTCGCCTGTCGATCTGGGCTCCTACGCTTCCCGGCAGACCTACATCACCGGCATGGCCGTGCGCAAGGCCGCCGAAGCGATCAAGGCCAAGGTCCTCGACTATGCCTGGGGTATGACCGATATCCCGGCCGGCGCCATGGACATCGTCGACGGCTGGCTCGTCTACAAGCACAACGGCGAAGGGATCCTGCCCATCGGCGAGGTGGCCCTCGACGCGCACACGAACACGGCCTATTGCCAACCCTTTACGGCCGATGTCTCCAACAACGCTCGCGTCAACGCCTTTGCCTACGGCTGCACTTTCGTCGAGGTTGAGGTCGACCTGTTGATGGGCAAGGTCGAGGTCCTGGAGATCCACAACGTCCACGACTCTGGCAAGATCATCAATCCTCAGTTGGCTGCCGGCCAGGTCCATGGCGGTGTCAGCATGGGGATCGGCTACGCCCTTTACGAGCAGATGCTCTTTGACCCCAAGACGGGAAAACCCCTCATCCATAACCTCCTCGACTACAAGCTGATGACCGCCCTCGACACCCCTGAGATCGGCGTTCATTTCGTCGAGCCCTATGAGCCGACAGGGCCCTACGGCAACAAAGCCCTGGGCGAGCCGCCGACTATCACGCCGGCGCCGGCCATCCGCAACGCCATCCTTGACGCCACCGGCGTGGCCTTTAACGACCTGCCGCTCACACCCCAGCGCCTGATCGCCCGCTTTCAGGCGGAAGGGCTGATCGAAAAGGAGGGATGA
- a CDS encoding IS1182-like element ISHmo2 family transposase gives MFRFDVDPQVSFYDFAALWDQLVPADSVFRLFRELAPLLIQPEDFTGLYCLDNGRPSHAARQMTMACMLQEMLGETDRGMEAQTRVNIEVKFALGMALDEPGIDHANFGVHRQRLIQKELDKVYLDRFIRLMYYLGVLTGKEPWITDTTHVIAPISAPTTIELIRQAMRLLVRLLAKQYSVPWHAIPHAPRAVRYLETVTEVKEHNLDDKAKMERLVEVVSEADELLAYVESSEASWKKKPDVIHYALLLCRILRERIIRKDDGTLEIAPGGSVKDMIVSAVDSEARFGCKGKTKWRGYKMAIVEVGNSGFIAAAEAMKANDYDGSSLVPLADQLPTDCVENPTIIGDTHYGAGDDRVTLKEKGIDVVAPLSPKTKCDILAGEGFQVSEDQTQLICPRGKVITTYSEVADGKNFVLRAKDHDCKHCPRYTTCFKEKKHRRTIFIHNAYGVMLEAAKHSQTKIYKEQMRLRSRIEAKQNELVNRYGLRRVRRIGKRNLAYAARLSALAANFQKLNRLRNDKNATMVLEVSALRGVAFKKAA, from the coding sequence TTGTTTCGATTCGATGTGGACCCCCAAGTTAGCTTTTACGACTTTGCAGCCCTCTGGGACCAACTTGTGCCTGCCGATTCCGTCTTTCGCCTGTTTCGTGAATTGGCGCCCCTATTAATACAACCGGAGGATTTTACAGGTCTCTATTGCCTTGACAACGGACGTCCCAGTCATGCGGCCCGGCAGATGACGATGGCCTGCATGTTACAGGAAATGCTGGGCGAAACAGACCGGGGGATGGAAGCACAGACACGTGTGAACATCGAGGTCAAGTTTGCGTTAGGAATGGCCCTCGATGAACCGGGCATTGATCACGCCAATTTTGGCGTCCACCGGCAACGGCTCATCCAAAAGGAACTTGATAAGGTCTATCTCGATCGCTTTATCCGGTTGATGTACTACCTGGGCGTTTTGACAGGGAAAGAACCTTGGATAACGGACACGACCCATGTCATAGCTCCCATCAGTGCCCCCACGACCATCGAACTGATCCGCCAAGCCATGCGCCTGTTGGTGCGTCTTTTGGCGAAGCAATACAGTGTTCCATGGCATGCAATCCCCCATGCCCCTCGGGCGGTACGTTACCTGGAAACAGTGACGGAAGTGAAAGAGCATAACCTGGACGATAAGGCCAAAATGGAACGGCTTGTTGAAGTGGTCAGCGAGGCTGACGAACTGCTGGCCTACGTGGAGTCATCGGAGGCTTCGTGGAAGAAGAAGCCCGATGTCATTCATTACGCCCTTTTGCTTTGCCGTATCCTCCGTGAACGAATCATTCGGAAAGATGATGGAACTCTTGAGATAGCCCCCGGCGGTTCTGTCAAAGATATGATAGTTTCGGCTGTAGACAGCGAAGCCCGTTTCGGTTGTAAGGGCAAGACGAAATGGCGCGGGTATAAGATGGCCATCGTCGAAGTCGGAAATTCCGGATTTATCGCCGCCGCCGAGGCCATGAAAGCCAACGACTATGACGGCTCCAGTCTGGTGCCGTTAGCGGATCAGCTTCCCACCGATTGTGTAGAAAACCCGACGATCATTGGAGATACCCACTATGGTGCGGGCGATGACCGTGTCACCCTCAAGGAAAAAGGCATTGACGTAGTGGCGCCACTTTCACCAAAGACAAAATGTGATATCCTCGCGGGCGAGGGATTTCAAGTTTCCGAAGACCAAACACAACTGATCTGCCCGAGAGGAAAAGTCATCACCACCTATTCGGAAGTGGCAGATGGGAAGAACTTCGTGCTTCGCGCCAAGGACCATGATTGCAAGCACTGCCCTCGTTACACGACCTGTTTTAAAGAAAAGAAACATCGGCGCACGATTTTTATTCACAACGCCTATGGTGTCATGCTCGAGGCGGCAAAGCACTCCCAAACGAAAATCTATAAGGAACAGATGCGTCTTCGCAGCCGCATCGAAGCCAAGCAAAATGAACTGGTCAACCGTTACGGACTGCGCCGGGTTCGCCGTATCGGAAAACGAAATCTGGCTTATGCCGCCCGGCTCAGCGCGTTAGCGGCGAACTTTCAAAAACTCAACCGTCTACGAAATGATAAGAATGCAACCATGGTGTTGGAGGTGAGTGCCTTACGCGGTGTTGCTTTCAAAAAAGCCGCATAA
- the ygfK gene encoding putative selenate reductase subunit YgfK — translation MGDIMRPVPLKELVYRAFQEYAADGSVFALPEAHFFRKSGEQTLRLFGETCETPLGPAAGPHTQLAQNIATSYLAGSRFIELKTVQEKEPSVEKPCIDAEDEGFNTEWSSEYPLEKAFAEYIKAWVLLHLLEEAFELRIGKARSFIFNMSVGYNLAGIQSPRMNAFIDGLMDASDHPLFTAALRDLDDLLREGNFLQGTGLEHRLSALQSLPEGISPRICKSVTLSTMHGCPPEEIEKISVYMLTEKKLETYVKLNPTLLSYPVVRNILDTLGFDYVALSQTSFDHDLQYKDAIPMLKRLQKLAASRGRFFGVKLTNTLGTVNFKGRLPGGEMYLSGRALFPISIHLAAKICNDFAGELPISFSAGISEHNVAEVFATGIRPITVATELLKPGGHARMAAMAVQLEAIDDWELTKIDPAKVAALAAKVLEVDYSKKRFRSGAKASIASELPLFDCAEAPCQAACPIHQDVPAYIRLVGQQRYAEALALIYAKNPLPSITSHICDHACQYHCTRLDYEGSVLIREMKRIAVKKGFSEYKEKWILPVKRHTAKVAIMGAGPAGLASAYFLAREGFAVTVFERRESAGGTVRHIIPRFRISDEVIDADVRFIEEQGVKFVFNASPDLTPAALQSMGYAYVVVAVGAGAEKDFPIAGLSGFDSANSDNAVGSIDSVEAQAVRAVAGAGAKAEQKTALPRMMSALSFLEHFNRNPASLRLGKQVAVVGAGNTAMDAARTALRLPGVEKVTVIYRRTEKEMPAYREEYELALADGVEFLFLMNPEGVDGDGNLLCRVMRLGAPDASGRRRPEKTYEVKALPIDTLITAIGETIDMELLAKLGLAQGKTAEPQTNKSTCATSLPGVYLVGDASHGPSSVVKCIADGRRASDAICRAEDPAWKRASFIFGPADEDTVKAITAKKGGLIAQSDVPAEAGSEVDQNVGAREFRRCLECSSVCNKCVEVCPNRANIAVPVEGAATGFRNRFQIVHLDAYCNECGNCATFCPWDGRPYRDKPTLFSLRQDFEASRNPGFFVENDTVYVRVRDVMRTFPLVDGSFQVDDGDAALTRMEVIFAVLYGKRPSLFGRVIE, via the coding sequence GTGGGTGACATCATGCGACCGGTTCCGCTGAAAGAACTGGTCTACCGTGCCTTCCAGGAGTACGCAGCAGATGGTTCCGTCTTTGCGCTTCCGGAAGCACACTTTTTCCGCAAAAGCGGAGAGCAAACCCTTCGCCTCTTCGGCGAAACATGTGAGACCCCGTTGGGACCGGCGGCAGGCCCGCACACCCAACTGGCTCAGAACATCGCCACGTCCTACCTGGCCGGCAGCCGCTTCATTGAGTTAAAAACGGTTCAAGAAAAAGAACCGTCCGTAGAAAAGCCCTGCATCGACGCGGAAGATGAGGGGTTCAATACGGAGTGGTCCTCCGAATACCCCCTTGAGAAGGCCTTCGCCGAATACATCAAGGCCTGGGTGCTGCTGCACCTGCTGGAGGAGGCCTTTGAATTACGAATCGGGAAAGCGCGCTCTTTTATCTTCAACATGAGCGTCGGCTACAACCTGGCAGGGATCCAGTCGCCCCGCATGAACGCCTTCATTGACGGGCTGATGGACGCCTCCGACCATCCCCTTTTCACAGCAGCGCTCCGAGACCTGGACGATTTGCTGAGGGAAGGGAACTTTTTACAGGGCACCGGCCTGGAACATCGTCTGTCGGCGCTGCAATCCCTGCCCGAAGGCATCTCGCCTCGGATCTGCAAGTCGGTCACCCTCTCGACGATGCACGGCTGCCCGCCCGAGGAGATCGAAAAGATCTCTGTCTACATGCTGACGGAGAAAAAATTGGAGACCTATGTCAAGCTGAATCCGACGCTGCTCTCCTACCCGGTCGTCCGGAACATCTTAGATACCCTCGGCTTCGATTATGTCGCCCTCTCTCAGACGTCCTTCGACCATGACCTGCAATACAAAGACGCCATTCCCATGCTGAAGCGGTTGCAGAAGCTGGCGGCCAGCCGAGGGCGCTTCTTCGGTGTCAAACTGACGAACACCCTCGGCACCGTCAACTTCAAGGGTCGCCTGCCCGGCGGCGAGATGTACCTGTCCGGCCGTGCCCTCTTCCCGATCTCGATCCATCTCGCCGCCAAAATCTGCAACGACTTTGCCGGGGAACTGCCTATCTCCTTCTCGGCAGGGATCAGTGAACATAACGTGGCCGAGGTCTTCGCCACCGGCATCCGGCCGATTACAGTGGCAACAGAGTTGCTGAAACCGGGCGGCCATGCCCGCATGGCGGCCATGGCTGTCCAGCTCGAAGCCATCGATGACTGGGAACTGACCAAGATCGACCCGGCCAAGGTCGCAGCTCTGGCGGCCAAGGTCTTGGAGGTCGATTACTCCAAAAAGCGTTTCCGCAGCGGCGCCAAGGCGTCCATCGCCTCCGAACTGCCTCTTTTCGACTGCGCCGAAGCGCCCTGCCAGGCGGCTTGCCCCATCCACCAGGATGTTCCCGCCTATATCCGCCTCGTCGGCCAGCAACGCTACGCCGAGGCGTTGGCGCTGATCTATGCGAAGAACCCATTACCGTCGATCACCAGCCATATCTGCGACCATGCCTGCCAGTATCACTGCACCCGCCTCGATTATGAAGGCTCTGTGCTGATCCGGGAAATGAAGCGAATCGCTGTGAAAAAAGGCTTCAGTGAATATAAAGAAAAGTGGATTCTTCCAGTAAAGAGGCATACAGCCAAGGTAGCCATCATGGGTGCCGGCCCCGCCGGTTTGGCCTCAGCCTACTTCCTGGCCAGAGAAGGCTTCGCTGTGACCGTCTTTGAACGACGCGAATCAGCCGGCGGCACCGTCCGCCACATCATCCCGCGCTTTCGCATCAGTGACGAGGTGATCGACGCCGATGTCCGCTTCATCGAGGAACAGGGCGTGAAGTTTGTCTTCAACGCCTCGCCTGATCTGACGCCGGCTGCGCTGCAATCGATGGGCTACGCCTATGTCGTCGTCGCCGTCGGCGCGGGAGCGGAAAAGGATTTCCCCATCGCCGGGTTGTCCGGCTTCGATTCCGCCAATAGCGATAATGCCGTCGGTTCTATCGATTCCGTAGAAGCCCAAGCGGTCAGAGCCGTCGCTGGTGCCGGTGCGAAGGCCGAGCAAAAAACTGCCCTTCCCCGCATGATGTCGGCCCTCTCCTTCTTAGAACATTTCAACCGCAATCCGGCATCCCTCCGCCTCGGCAAACAGGTGGCTGTCGTAGGCGCGGGCAATACGGCCATGGACGCCGCCCGCACGGCCCTAAGGCTCCCCGGTGTAGAAAAGGTTACCGTCATCTACCGGCGAACGGAAAAAGAGATGCCGGCCTACCGGGAAGAGTACGAACTCGCCCTGGCCGACGGCGTCGAATTTCTTTTTTTGATGAACCCTGAAGGCGTTGACGGCGACGGCAATCTCCTCTGCCGAGTGATGCGACTCGGCGCGCCTGACGCCAGCGGACGCCGCCGCCCTGAAAAAACGTACGAGGTAAAGGCGCTGCCGATAGATACGCTGATCACCGCCATCGGCGAAACAATCGATATGGAACTCCTCGCCAAGTTGGGCCTGGCGCAAGGAAAAACGGCAGAGCCGCAGACGAATAAGTCCACCTGCGCCACCTCGCTGCCCGGTGTTTATCTTGTAGGCGACGCCTCACACGGACCCTCCTCCGTTGTCAAGTGCATCGCTGACGGGCGCAGAGCTTCTGACGCCATCTGCCGGGCAGAGGACCCTGCCTGGAAACGGGCATCCTTTATCTTCGGCCCTGCCGATGAAGATACGGTCAAAGCGATCACCGCTAAAAAAGGAGGCCTCATCGCCCAATCAGACGTGCCGGCCGAGGCTGGATCTGAGGTGGACCAAAACGTCGGCGCCAGGGAGTTCCGTCGCTGTCTCGAATGTAGCAGCGTCTGCAACAAGTGTGTCGAGGTCTGTCCGAACCGGGCCAACATCGCAGTGCCGGTGGAAGGCGCGGCAACGGGATTCCGCAACCGCTTCCAGATCGTCCACCTGGACGCCTACTGCAATGAATGCGGAAACTGCGCCACCTTCTGCCCTTGGGACGGCCGGCCCTATAGAGACAAGCCGACCCTCTTCAGCCTGCGGCAGGACTTCGAGGCCAGCCGAAACCCCGGCTTTTTCGTAGAAAACGATACCGTCTATGTACGGGTGAGAGACGTTATGCGCACTTTCCCCTTGGTTGACGGCAGCTTCCAAGTCGATGACGGCGACGCCGCGCTAACCCGCATGGAAGTGATTTTTGCGGTCCTCTATGGCAAACGCCCCTCCCTCTTTGGACGCGTAATCGAATAG
- the ssnA gene encoding putative aminohydrolase SsnA codes for MILLKNATIVEFQPPSVRTGMDIYIYGTEIMAVGADLSGTYDAERVLDLKGALVMPGIVCSHNHFYSGLSRGILARIKPSPDFISVLKNLWWRLDRAIDEEILYYSGLICSLEAIRCGTTAVIDHHASPNFIGGSLSVLKAAFEEVGLRGITCYETTDRNGGLKEVEAAVEENVAFAKGCEKDRQMGNGHYLVEAMIGGHAPVTMPDEALRLMAEAVKETSRGIHVHVAEDRYDVSHSHHRYGKDIIARLHDFGLINDKALLVHGVHLSDDDVRLINEKNAYLVHNARSNMNNNVGYNHKIPQYQNLALGTDGIGSDMFEEFKFAFFKHRDAGGCLWPDRFLKFLYNGNDLLERYFGARFGKVEKGYKADLTIVDYESPTPLVTDNIAGHIAFGMDSKDVKTVIVNGKIVLENREFLKDIQPIYEKAKRAATRLWARMDSLTD; via the coding sequence GTGATCCTACTCAAAAACGCCACCATTGTCGAGTTCCAACCGCCGAGCGTACGAACGGGTATGGACATATACATCTACGGAACAGAGATCATGGCCGTCGGCGCCGATCTCTCAGGGACTTATGACGCCGAACGGGTCCTCGATCTCAAAGGCGCTCTCGTCATGCCCGGCATCGTCTGCAGCCACAACCACTTTTACTCGGGCCTGTCCCGGGGAATTCTGGCCCGCATCAAGCCGAGCCCTGACTTCATCTCGGTATTGAAAAACCTCTGGTGGCGTCTCGACCGGGCTATCGATGAGGAGATCCTCTACTACAGCGGCCTCATCTGCTCCCTGGAGGCCATCCGTTGTGGGACGACGGCCGTCATCGACCACCATGCCTCACCGAACTTCATCGGCGGTTCCCTCTCCGTGCTCAAAGCAGCTTTCGAAGAAGTGGGCCTCCGGGGAATCACCTGCTATGAGACGACCGACCGCAACGGCGGACTCAAAGAGGTGGAAGCCGCCGTCGAAGAGAACGTCGCCTTCGCCAAAGGCTGTGAAAAAGACCGGCAGATGGGGAACGGCCACTACCTGGTCGAAGCTATGATCGGCGGCCACGCGCCGGTGACGATGCCCGACGAAGCGCTCCGGCTGATGGCCGAGGCAGTCAAAGAGACCAGCCGCGGCATTCACGTCCATGTGGCTGAGGATCGTTATGACGTGTCTCACTCACACCACCGCTACGGAAAAGACATCATCGCCCGCCTGCACGATTTCGGCCTGATCAATGACAAGGCGCTCCTCGTCCACGGCGTCCACCTCTCTGACGACGATGTGCGCCTGATCAACGAAAAAAACGCCTACCTGGTCCATAACGCCCGTTCCAACATGAACAACAACGTAGGCTACAACCACAAGATCCCACAGTACCAAAACCTCGCCCTCGGCACTGACGGCATCGGCAGCGACATGTTTGAGGAATTCAAATTCGCCTTTTTCAAACACCGTGACGCCGGCGGCTGCCTCTGGCCAGACCGCTTCCTCAAGTTTCTCTACAACGGCAACGACCTGCTTGAGCGCTATTTTGGCGCCCGCTTCGGCAAGGTGGAAAAGGGGTATAAGGCTGACCTGACCATTGTGGATTATGAATCCCCCACCCCGCTCGTTACCGATAATATCGCCGGACACATCGCCTTCGGCATGGATTCGAAGGATGTGAAGACAGTCATCGTCAACGGCAAGATCGTCTTAGAAAACCGGGAGTTCCTGAAGGATATTCAACCAATCTACGAGAAAGCCAAGAGAGCAGCCACTCGGCTCTGGGCACGAATGGACAGCTTAACCGATTGA
- a CDS encoding acetate uptake transporter, producing the protein MSTETKHVETKITVADPTALGVFGLAMVTFVASTQKLGWTSGVSALVPWALFLGALAQVIAGIFDFKKNNYFGATVLTAYGLFWFSVAMSWAITLGWLGPEFKAAFSSVQLGWGFLGYFIFSLFIMIASFETNKVFAAILVLINVLLLSLALTAFQVIDLHAVAGWSEFAISILGFYAAGAFFLNNFFGRTILPLGAPLGLIKKGPANVKVINNRRPA; encoded by the coding sequence ATGTCCACCGAAACCAAGCACGTTGAAACGAAAATCACCGTTGCCGACCCGACTGCCCTTGGCGTCTTCGGCCTCGCCATGGTCACCTTTGTGGCCTCGACGCAGAAGCTGGGCTGGACCAGCGGCGTCTCTGCTCTCGTTCCCTGGGCCCTCTTCCTCGGCGCCTTGGCCCAAGTGATCGCCGGCATCTTTGACTTCAAAAAGAACAACTACTTCGGCGCTACTGTCCTCACCGCTTACGGCCTCTTCTGGTTCTCTGTCGCCATGTCCTGGGCGATCACCCTAGGCTGGCTGGGTCCCGAATTCAAGGCTGCCTTCAGCAGCGTCCAACTCGGTTGGGGCTTTTTGGGTTACTTCATCTTCTCCCTCTTTATCATGATCGCTTCTTTTGAAACCAACAAAGTCTTCGCCGCCATCCTGGTGTTGATCAATGTGTTGCTCCTCTCCCTGGCCCTGACGGCCTTCCAGGTGATCGACCTCCACGCCGTAGCCGGCTGGTCCGAATTTGCCATCTCCATCCTCGGTTTTTACGCCGCCGGTGCCTTCTTCCTCAACAACTTCTTCGGTCGAACCATCCTCCCCCTCGGCGCCCCCTTGGGCTTGATCAAAAAAGGTCCCGCCAATGTGAAGGTCATCAACAACCGCCGCCCTGCTTAA
- a CDS encoding zinc-ribbon domain containing protein translates to MFQDKYLTCKDCGSEFAFTASEQEFFAEKGFTNEPGRCSPCRATRRGQRNNSGGFGHREERQMFPAVCSSCGVETTVPFQPRGDKPVYCRDCFSTRRSNW, encoded by the coding sequence ATGTTTCAAGACAAGTACCTGACCTGCAAAGACTGCGGCTCCGAATTCGCTTTCACTGCGTCGGAACAAGAGTTCTTCGCTGAAAAAGGCTTCACCAACGAACCTGGCCGTTGCTCTCCCTGCCGCGCCACCCGTCGTGGCCAGCGCAACAACAGCGGTGGTTTCGGCCATCGTGAAGAGCGCCAGATGTTCCCCGCCGTCTGCTCCAGCTGCGGCGTCGAAACCACTGTCCCCTTCCAGCCCCGCGGCGACAAGCCGGTTTACTGCCGGGACTGCTTCAGCACCCGCCGTTCCAACTGGTAA